The Osmia lignaria lignaria isolate PbOS001 chromosome 14, iyOsmLign1, whole genome shotgun sequence genome has a window encoding:
- the scaf6 gene encoding SR-related CTD associated factor 6 isoform X3 produces the protein MGGVNPPIAGVTQPVNISGPPGWLQNELANLQSQQTTLQEQVRQSEQNLAAQHAALMAQQQGRVEDAVRQAQETALQNSAQSTNTDLTAFDAVLQPIIDSCTKDSISAGKAWILQNSITPQSNQVVADHLLKKVIQATNFSHKLHIIYLVNDVLHHCARKKSMDLRKAMESVVVPMFCNTSLAASEEQLNKLNKLLSLWESKNNYFDEGIIDKLKQPSTSWSEYQANLVAQHASAITPITTSTKQTFDNYQAQHQAFVTHALRQIQNIEQQKIAIDQQLKAPPPPPPQLNQQNMSIPPSHSGPPAPIATDVNFSQPPPGWGVPSGSEPPPFTNVPLPDFSKPPPGFGPPPVIHEPSVEDLMPSMPYYELPAGLMVPLIKLEDAEYKPLDPEAIRLPPPAPPSERLVAAVEAFYAPPNHDSPRDSDGWEKLGLYEYYKAKNAARKRKEEDIVAGLRQKSKSPSPILRPRSKSPSPPKKRYRSKSRSRSRSRSRGRSRSRSPAANHRRNSRTSNHNNRSRRRRNSNKDRSPDRRMDRQDRSPTPPSFLGSTYSKAPQEISLDESNKGHQLLKKMGWGGAGLGANEQGIEAPISGGEIRDKNDQYKGVGINLNDPYENFRKSKGQAFITRMKARAEERAEERGERD, from the exons ATGGGAGGTGTAAATCCACCTATCGCTGGTGTTACTCAACCGGTTAACATCAGTGGGCCCCCTGGATGGCTTCAAAATGAATTGGCAAATCTTCAGTCACAGCAGACCACACTACAGGAACAAGTTAGACAATCAGAACAAAATCTGGCTGCGCAACATGCTGCATTGATGGCACAACAACAAGGAAGGGTTGAGGATGCTGTGAGACAAGCTCAAGAAACAGCTTTACAAAATAGTGCGCAAAGCACGAATACAGATTTGACCGCATTTGATGCAGTTCTACAGCCTATCATTGATAGCTGCACAAAAGATAGCATCAGTGCAGGAAAAGCCTGGATACTTCAAAATTCTATTACGCCACAAAGTAATCAAGTTGTTGCAGACCATTTGCTAAAGAA aGTAATTCAGGCGACAAATTTTAGTCATAAACTCCATATCATCTACTTGGTCAACGATGTTTTACATCATTG TGCAAGAAAAAAATCTATGGATCTTCGCAAGGCAATGGAAAGTGTTGTTGTTCCCATGTTCTGTAACACTTCACTAGCTGCATCAGAAGAACaacttaataaattaaataaactattaAGCTTATGGGAatcaaaaaataattactttGATGAAGGAATTATAGATAAGTTGAAACAACCAAGTACGTCTTGGTCTGAGTATCAGGCCAACCTGGTTGCACAGCATGCTAGTGCAATCACACCGATTACCACGTCAACAAAACAGACATTTGATAATTATCAAGCACAACATCAAGCGTTCGTTACTCATGCTTTGAGACAAATTCAGAACATTGAGCAGCAAAAAATAGCCATTGATCAACAATTGAAAGCTCCACCCCCACCTCCACCACAATTG AATCAGCAGAATATGTCTATACCACCTAGTCATTCCGGCCCTCCTGCTCCAATAGCCACAGATGTAAATTTCAGTCAACCACCGCCAGGATGGGGTGTACCTTCCGGAAGCGAACCGCCGCCATTTACAAATGTTCCATTACCAGATTTTTCAAAACCACCACCTGGATTCGGTCCACCGCCCGTTATACACGAGCCTTCCGTCGAAGACTTAATGCCCAGTATGCCTTACTATGAACTTCCTGCTGGTCTGATGGTGCCTCTAATCAAATTGGAAGATGCCGAATATAAACCATTGGATCCAGAAGCTATTAGACTTCCACCACCTGCTCCTCCGAGTGAACGATTGGTAGCAGCTGTAGAAGCATTCTACGCGCCTCCAAATCATGACTCTCCACGAGATAG CGATGGATGGGAAAAATTAGGTTTATACGAGTATTATAAAGCAAAGAACGCTGCGCGTAAACGTAAAGAAGAGGACATAGTAGCCGGTCTTAGGCAGAAATCGAAATCGCCTTCGCCGATCCTTAGGCCAAGATCTAAAAGTCCTAGTCCACCAAAGAAACGATATCGAAGTAAATCACGAAGTAGGTCGCGTTCAAGATCGAGAGGGAGAAGCAGATCCAGATCTCCCGCTGCTAACCATAGACGCAATAGTCGTACTAGCAATCATAATAACAGGAGCAGGAGAAGGAGGAATAGCAACAAAGATCGAAGTCCTGATAGAAGAATGGACAGGCAAGATCGAAGTCCAACTCCGCCTAGTTTTCT CGGATCAACTTACAGTAAAGCGCCCCAAGAAATTAGCCTGGACGAGAGCAACAAAGGTCATCAGTTGTTGAAGAAAATGGGCTGGGGTGGTGCGGGACTTGGTGCCAATGAACAGGGTATCGAAGCACCAATATCCGGGGGTGAAATTAGAGATAAAAATGATCAATACAAAGGCGTTGGTATTAATTTAAATGATCCATACGAAAACTTTAGGAAAAGTAAGGGTCAAGCATTTATAACTAGAATGAAAGCAAGAGCGGAAGAACGTGCCGAAGAGAGGGGCGAACGGGACTAA